The Cloacibacillus sp. nucleotide sequence CATGCATACCGCCTTTGACCCATTCCATGATGATGCCCACGTAGGCGTACGCTTCAAGGCGGGCCAAAATATATAATTCATCTTCGCCCAGCCTGTATCCTATCTGAGCATACACCGTAAGTATGTGTATCTTCATCAGCTCAAAGTATGATTCTACAAGCGATTCGGAGAGGGAATTTTGTCCTACGTAATGAAAGACCTCCATATAAAATTCACGATTTTCCAGCATATATTTACAAAGGCAGACAAAACCATCCAGATAGCGGTCCGGATCGGAGAAGGTATTGATGACGGGCAGGGTCTCGGAATAAAAGATCCAGTGGATCAGATCGTATTTATCACGGAAATGGTAATAAAAGGCATTCCTGCTGACCCCACATTTAGTGGTAATATCTTTGATCGTTATCTGGCTGAGTCTTTTCTGCACCATCAGTTCTCTCAAGCAGGAGCCCAGCGCAGCCTTCGTAATCTCTGTTTTTGGCATAACGTTCGAGTCCCTTCTCCCGGCGCCATTCCTCAATCGATAACAAAATTATAACATTCTGCATTATAACATTCTGTATTATAACTTTCTGCGACTTTATACCTATATACAGACATTTTTTTATTTTTGTGTGAATGCCACAGCGGCCAATTTCTTAAAAACCGCCGCCGCGGTGGTTTTCCGTTGGCGGCGGTTGAAAACGTCTGCGGTGTCTTGCCGTACCGGTTATTCTTCGATTATGGCATGCTGTCCCTCAGGAGGGGTTTTTTCGAGCATGTGAAGGGCCTGCTCGACTCTTTTTTCTCTGTAGGCTTTTTCGCTGGGCAGAGGAAGGGTTGGATCGCCAAATACATGGAGAACGCTGTTGCCGCGGAGAATACGGTTTGAGCCCATTCCTTCCGCGATCTTTGTCAGGTTTGTCACCTGGATTACCGGAATTCCGGCGCGCTGGATTTCTTTTGTGATCATGGACCCGCCACGACTGCTCGTGCCTCAGGTCGATGTCTCGATCGCGGCGTCGCACATAGCGTCTTTTAGCGCCTTGGCGATTCCTTCACCGAACTCTTTGCATTTTTCCATCGGGGTCATGACTCCCGCCGTCGAATAAAAGACGTCGTCCAGACCGCCGATCACGCCATCTTTCACCATCTTACGCAGGGCGTCGACCGGCACGAGCCGGTTGGGGTCCTGAAGTACGAAGGCGTTATTGTATCCCTGATGGCTGACCTCCCAGTCTTTCGCGTCCAGAGTTTCCATACCGTCGATCGAATAATGCTTGTATGCCTTGGAATTTGTCGGGACCTGATTGTCCGGGTTGCCGGCCGGTACCAGGCCGCCGTCGGTGACCAGCCCAATCTTGCACTGCGAAAGCGGTTTGCTGAGAGAGGGGATCGGTATCTCTTCGTGGTTGGGCATGATAACCTCGGTACGGAATGTCTTTCCGTCGTGCTTTGCCAGCAGCATATCGATACCGCGCTCCGCGGCCGGAGTGGCGTAATCAATGATGACTGCCGGTCCGCTGCCGTGGTAGTGCTCCGCTTTGCCGTCTTGTATCGCGTCGCCCGCGATCAGGCGCTTTGCGAAGCCGGCGATCTGATTTATGACCGACGTCATGTTGCGCGCGTTATTGTCGCTTTGGAGGATATAGCAGCGATTTTTGTAAAGGTCCGTTCCGGGGTTTTCCGCGTAGAGCGCCGTTACGGCGGGAATATCCAACTGTTCCGTGACCGCTGCCGTGGTGGCGCCGCAGCCCAGACCGTAACGTCCGGCGTTGAATCCGGGACCGGCGACGAAGAGGTCCGCCTTCGCGTCGCTTACTATTTTTACGATCTGCGGGAGAATTTCTTCAGTATGCTCCGCGATAGTGTTGTCGCCGCAAATAACGGTCTTAACGATCTCATAATCATCGCCGAGCGCCAGAGCAAGAGCCGCTCCCGGGCCGACGGCGCCGTCTCTTTCGGAGAGGCCTACGCTTGCGGTATCTTCGCCGCCCAGACCCGCGTAAAACTGGTTGATGTAATGAACCACTCTCTTTTTAGTCATTTTTCTGCACCTCTTGCCTGATGTCGCTGTCAGTAGTCATATAGTAATCGCCGAGCTGAGACCATATGCCCTGATAGCAGAAATTTGTCGTATGCTTAAAGGGGCCCCATGGATCTACTCCAAGCAGACAGGGGACGTTTGTTTTTTCGCCGACAAGCCGTTCGACCCGGGGATGGTCGAGATCCCAGTTCCTCCCGCTGTTGATGACGGCGTCGACCTTCGGGTCCGCGATGACCAGCATGTCTCCGGGCTGATCGTTGGAGACAGCCGAAAGGTTCAGCACAGTCGTCATGCCGAGCCGCTGGCACCAGTTGAATGTCAGCGCCGAATCAAGCTGACAGTGGCCCATACCGGATTTGTTGAGCATAACGCAGTCCGCCTGCAGCGTATCTTTGCACAGTGTGGCCGCGATCATCCCCATGGTGTCTTTTGCGTCGATTTTCATCACATTATTGGCGAAGACGACGCCGACGAATTCAAGATCCTTGCCGTGACGCTTCATAAGCTCTTTGATGTAAACTTCGTTTTGCAGATAATAGTTAGGCTCCCAGTAACGCCAGACCATTGCGCCGTCAAGGATTTCCGTGGGCTGCACCATGATCGGCAGGAAGTTAAGGGCGCTCTGTCCGTAGTAAAGAAAGTTCCACGTATCGTGCGAGGCCATGTGTGTAACCAGATAGGCGACTTTGGGGAGTTTTTTCTCTGACGGAATAGGTTCGCGCTCAAAGACTTCGCTCTCATCCGGTTTCATGTTGATCGCCAGTTTTGCGAGATGAACGTTGATTGACAGCGAGGCATGTTTCAGCGCCTCAGCGTAGCTCGCGTCCGAAACGCCCTCGCCCGGCGTCGCGTCCAGGCAGATATGGAAGTGCCTTGAGAAGTTGCTGTATTTGGCGCAGGGGCCCCCCATATCCAGGTAATATTTAATATTGCACTTCGCGTAGTAGATATCGGAGACGACGACTCCCTTAAGGGCTACGGTACGCCCCTCTCCCATCGGAGCCAGCTTGCCCCATATGCCTGGATAGGACTCTTCCGGATGGTCGGCCTTGCAGCGAGGCTG carries:
- a CDS encoding TetR/AcrR family transcriptional regulator C-terminal domain-containing protein, which codes for MPKTEITKAALGSCLRELMVQKRLSQITIKDITTKCGVSRNAFYYHFRDKYDLIHWIFYSETLPVINTFSDPDRYLDGFVCLCKYMLENREFYMEVFHYVGQNSLSESLVESYFELMKIHILTVYAQIGYRLGEDELYILARLEAYAYVGIIMEWVKGGMHENYMIYFEKLKKVKTGLTFPLEPTEMTEYTVAKWEFDLRRKTI
- a CDS encoding glycine/betaine/sarcosine/D-proline family reductase selenoprotein B; the protein is MTKKRVVHYINQFYAGLGGEDTASVGLSERDGAVGPGAALALALGDDYEIVKTVICGDNTIAEHTEEILPQIVKIVSDAKADLFVAGPGFNAGRYGLGCGATTAAVTEQLDIPAVTALYAENPGTDLYKNRCYILQSDNNARNMTSVINQIAGFAKRLIAGDAIQDGKAEHYHGSGPAVIIDYATPAAERGIDMLLAKHDGKTFRTEVIMPNHEEIPIPSLSKPLSQCKIGLVTDGGLVPAGNPDNQVPTNSKAYKHYSIDGMETLDAKDWEVSHQGYNNAFVLQDPNRLVPVDALRKMVKDGVIGGLDDVFYSTAGVMTPMEKCKEFGEGIAKALKDAMCDAAIETST
- a CDS encoding glycine/sarcosine/betaine reductase component B subunit; this encodes MGKRLQLDYVNVHDVRFGRETSLADGVLTINKEELLQTAASDLFGSLDIQLVRPGESCRILGIHDVMQPRCKADHPEESYPGIWGKLAPMGEGRTVALKGVVVSDIYYAKCNIKYYLDMGGPCAKYSNFSRHFHICLDATPGEGVSDASYAEALKHASLSINVHLAKLAINMKPDESEVFEREPIPSEKKLPKVAYLVTHMASHDTWNFLYYGQSALNFLPIMVQPTEILDGAMVWRYWEPNYYLQNEVYIKELMKRHGKDLEFVGVVFANNVMKIDAKDTMGMIAATLCKDTLQADCVMLNKSGMGHCQLDSALTFNWCQRLGMTTVLNLSAVSNDQPGDMLVIADPKVDAVINSGRNWDLDHPRVERLVGEKTNVPCLLGVDPWGPFKHTTNFCYQGIWSQLGDYYMTTDSDIRQEVQKND